In Thioclava sp. GXIMD2076, one DNA window encodes the following:
- the nuoF gene encoding NADH-quinone oxidoreductase subunit NuoF: MLKDQDRIFTNLYGMYDQSLAGAMKRGHWDNTAGLLANGREWIVDQIKASGLRGRGGAGFPTGLKWSFMPKETDGRPSFLVINADESEPATCKDREIMRHDPHTLVEGALVAGYAMGARAAYIYQRGEYTREKEALQRAIDEAYDAGFLGPNACGSGYQFDVFLHHGAGAYICGEETALLESLEGKKGMPRMKPPFPAGAGLYGCPTTVNNVESIAVTPTILRRGPEWFASFGRPNNVGVKLFGFSGHINTPCVVEETLGLSMREMIEKHGGGVRGGWKNLKAVIPGGASCPILPASMCEDAIMDFDGMREKQTVFGTGCMIVMDQNTDVIKAVARLSKFFHHESCGQCTPCREGTGWMSRLMDRLVTGDAEIEEIDMLQSVTKQVEGHTICALGDASAWPIQGLIRNFREEIEDRIKARKTGRMGAFAAE, from the coding sequence ATGCTGAAAGATCAGGATCGGATCTTTACCAACCTCTACGGGATGTATGACCAGTCGCTTGCTGGCGCGATGAAGCGTGGGCATTGGGACAATACCGCCGGTCTTCTGGCCAATGGTCGCGAGTGGATCGTGGACCAGATCAAGGCATCGGGCCTGCGTGGCCGTGGCGGCGCGGGCTTCCCGACGGGTCTGAAATGGTCCTTCATGCCCAAGGAAACCGACGGGCGTCCGTCCTTCCTCGTGATCAATGCAGATGAATCCGAACCCGCGACCTGCAAGGACCGCGAGATCATGCGTCATGACCCGCATACGCTGGTCGAGGGGGCGCTGGTTGCCGGTTACGCAATGGGCGCGCGCGCGGCCTATATCTACCAGCGCGGGGAATATACCCGTGAGAAAGAGGCGCTGCAGCGCGCGATCGATGAGGCCTATGATGCGGGCTTCCTCGGGCCGAATGCCTGCGGTTCGGGCTACCAGTTCGATGTGTTCCTGCATCACGGGGCCGGCGCCTATATCTGCGGCGAGGAAACGGCGCTTCTGGAAAGCCTCGAAGGCAAGAAGGGCATGCCCCGCATGAAGCCGCCATTCCCCGCAGGCGCGGGTCTCTATGGTTGCCCCACCACCGTCAATAACGTCGAATCCATCGCCGTGACCCCCACCATCCTGCGTCGTGGCCCCGAGTGGTTCGCGTCCTTCGGCCGCCCCAACAATGTGGGCGTGAAGCTCTTCGGTTTCTCGGGCCATATCAACACGCCCTGCGTCGTCGAGGAGACTCTGGGCCTGTCGATGCGCGAGATGATCGAGAAACATGGCGGCGGCGTGCGCGGCGGCTGGAAGAACCTCAAGGCGGTTATTCCGGGCGGGGCGTCCTGTCCGATCCTGCCGGCCTCCATGTGCGAGGACGCGATCATGGATTTCGACGGCATGCGCGAGAAACAGACCGTGTTCGGCACCGGCTGCATGATCGTCATGGACCAGAATACCGATGTCATCAAAGCCGTGGCGCGCCTGTCGAAATTCTTCCATCACGAAAGCTGCGGCCAGTGCACGCCCTGCCGTGAGGGCACCGGCTGGATGAGCCGCTTGATGGACCGTCTGGTGACCGGCGATGCCGAGATCGAAGAGATCGACATGCTGCAATCGGTGACCAAACAGGTCGAAGGCCACACGATCTGCGCGCTTGGCGACGCTTCCGCATGGCCGATCCAGGGTCTCATCCGCAATTTCCGCGAGGAGATTGAGGACCGGATCAAGGCTCGCAAGACCGGCCGCATGGGGGCGTTTGCAGCCGAATGA
- the nuoG gene encoding NADH-quinone oxidoreductase subunit NuoG, giving the protein MADLRKINIDGTDYEVDGGLTLLQACEEAGIEVPRFCYHERLSIAGNCRMCLVEVVGGPPKPTASCAMQVRDLRPGPEGQPPVMKTKSPMVKKAREGVMEFLLINHPLDCPICDQGGECDLQDQAVAYGVDFSRYREPKRAATELNLGPLVETHMTRCISCTRCVRFTTEVAGISQMGQTGRGEDSEISSYLDQTLDSNLQGNIVDLCPVGALVSKPYAFTARPWELTKTESIDVMDALGSNIRVDTKGRQVMRILPRNNDAVNEEWLGDKSRYVWDGLKRQRLDKPYIRKDGKLTPVSWGEALSAAAEAIRGKKVAGLVGDLASTEAAFSLKQLIEAQGGRVECRTDGARLPVGNRSAYIGNAAIADIDSAKDIVILGSNPRIEAPVLNARIRKAWLNGAKIRVIGEASDLTYDYTHLGTDRAALAELSVGEGALVIVGQGAVNEADGEAVIAAVMATGAKMLVLHTAAGRVGAMDVGAVTEGGLPVAIEGAEVIYNLGADEIEIAPRSEGGPLVIYQGSHGDRGANRADIILPSACYTEENGLFVNTEGRPQLAFRAAYPPGEAKENWAILRALSAELNAKQEWDTLAGLRRAMVAAVPHLARVDEVVESDWTALEIRDMGKATFRPAFRDYYLTNPIARASVLMAELSANAKARATAPVAAE; this is encoded by the coding sequence ATGGCAGACCTCAGAAAGATCAATATCGACGGCACCGATTACGAGGTGGATGGCGGCCTGACACTTCTACAGGCCTGCGAGGAAGCAGGCATCGAAGTGCCGCGGTTCTGTTATCACGAGCGTCTGTCGATTGCCGGTAACTGCCGGATGTGTCTGGTAGAAGTCGTGGGCGGTCCGCCTAAACCCACCGCCTCCTGCGCGATGCAGGTGCGTGATTTGCGTCCCGGTCCCGAGGGCCAGCCGCCGGTCATGAAGACCAAATCGCCCATGGTGAAGAAGGCGCGCGAGGGGGTGATGGAGTTTCTCCTGATCAACCACCCGCTTGACTGCCCGATCTGCGATCAGGGCGGCGAATGCGACCTGCAGGATCAGGCCGTGGCTTACGGCGTCGATTTCTCGCGCTACCGCGAGCCCAAACGCGCCGCGACCGAGCTGAACCTCGGGCCGCTTGTCGAAACCCATATGACGCGCTGCATCTCCTGCACCCGGTGTGTGCGCTTCACGACCGAGGTCGCGGGCATTTCCCAGATGGGCCAGACCGGTCGTGGCGAGGATAGCGAGATTTCCTCCTATCTCGATCAGACGCTCGACAGCAATCTTCAGGGCAATATCGTCGATCTCTGCCCCGTGGGCGCGCTGGTTTCGAAGCCCTATGCCTTTACCGCCCGTCCGTGGGAGTTGACCAAGACCGAGTCCATCGACGTGATGGATGCGCTTGGCTCGAACATCCGCGTGGATACCAAGGGCCGTCAGGTCATGCGTATCCTGCCGCGTAACAACGACGCGGTGAACGAGGAATGGCTGGGCGATAAATCGCGCTATGTCTGGGACGGTCTGAAACGCCAGCGTCTGGACAAACCCTATATCCGTAAAGACGGCAAGCTGACCCCTGTAAGCTGGGGCGAGGCCCTTTCGGCGGCGGCCGAGGCGATCAGGGGCAAGAAAGTTGCCGGTCTGGTCGGTGATCTGGCCTCGACGGAAGCCGCTTTCTCGCTGAAACAGCTGATCGAGGCGCAAGGTGGCCGCGTGGAATGCCGCACCGATGGTGCGCGTCTGCCCGTGGGCAACCGCTCGGCCTATATCGGCAATGCCGCGATTGCCGATATCGATAGCGCCAAGGACATCGTGATCCTCGGGTCCAATCCGCGTATCGAGGCGCCGGTGCTCAATGCCCGAATCCGCAAGGCCTGGCTGAACGGCGCGAAGATCAGGGTGATCGGCGAAGCGTCGGATCTGACCTATGATTATACGCATCTGGGCACCGACCGTGCCGCGCTGGCCGAGTTGTCGGTGGGCGAGGGCGCGCTGGTGATCGTGGGGCAGGGTGCCGTGAACGAGGCCGATGGCGAGGCGGTGATCGCCGCTGTCATGGCCACCGGTGCGAAGATGCTGGTGTTGCACACGGCGGCTGGTCGCGTGGGCGCAATGGATGTGGGTGCGGTCACGGAAGGCGGTCTGCCGGTCGCGATCGAGGGCGCCGAGGTGATCTATAACCTCGGGGCCGACGAGATCGAGATCGCGCCGCGTTCCGAGGGTGGCCCGCTGGTCATCTATCAGGGCAGCCATGGCGACCGTGGCGCCAACCGCGCCGATATCATCCTGCCCTCGGCCTGCTATACCGAGGAAAACGGTCTCTTCGTGAATACCGAAGGCCGTCCGCAGCTTGCCTTCCGCGCCGCTTACCCGCCGGGTGAGGCGAAGGAGAACTGGGCGATCCTGCGTGCGCTTTCGGCCGAGCTGAACGCCAAGCAGGAGTGGGACACGTTGGCCGGTCTGCGTCGTGCGATGGTGGCGGCTGTGCCGCATCTGGCGCGCGTCGATGAGGTTGTCGAAAGCGACTGGACGGCCCTCGAGATCCGCGACATGGGTAAGGCGACCTTCCGTCCGGCCTTCCGCGACTACTATCTGACCAATCCGATTGCTCGGGCCTCTGTGCTGATGGCGGAACTGTCCGCCAATGCCAAAGCCCGCGCAACCGCCCCCGTGGCTGCTGAATAA
- the nuoH gene encoding NADH-quinone oxidoreductase subunit NuoH, giving the protein MAEFIATPFGTFVIILLQAVALIAFVMVALIFLVYGDRKIWAAVQMRRGPNVVGPWGLFQTFADAGKYVLKEIVVPAGADKFVFFLAPLMSMVLAVLAWAVVPMADGWVLADINVAILFVFAISSLEVYGVIMGGWASNSKYPFLGSLRSAAQMISYEVSIGLIIIGVIISTGSMNLSDIVRAQDGSFGLFNWYWLPHLPMVALFFISALAETNRPPFDLPEAESELVAGFMVEYSSTPYLLFMAGEYIAIWLMCALISILFFGGWLSPIPGLPDGVLWMFLKMVFWFFMFAMVKAITPRYRYDQLMRIGWKVFLPLSLGWVVVISFLAKFEILGAFWARFAIGG; this is encoded by the coding sequence ATGGCCGAGTTTATCGCTACACCCTTTGGCACATTCGTGATCATCCTCCTGCAGGCGGTCGCGTTGATCGCCTTCGTGATGGTTGCATTGATCTTTCTGGTCTATGGCGACCGCAAGATCTGGGCAGCAGTGCAGATGCGCCGCGGCCCCAACGTTGTCGGCCCCTGGGGTCTGTTCCAGACCTTTGCCGATGCAGGGAAATACGTTCTCAAGGAGATCGTGGTTCCCGCCGGTGCCGATAAATTCGTGTTTTTCCTAGCGCCTTTGATGTCGATGGTGCTGGCTGTTCTGGCATGGGCCGTGGTGCCCATGGCCGATGGCTGGGTGCTGGCCGATATCAATGTGGCGATCCTGTTCGTCTTCGCGATCTCCTCGCTCGAGGTCTACGGGGTGATCATGGGCGGCTGGGCGTCGAACTCGAAATACCCGTTCCTCGGCTCGCTGCGCTCGGCGGCACAGATGATCTCTTACGAGGTCTCGATCGGTCTGATCATCATCGGGGTGATCATCTCGACCGGTTCGATGAACCTGTCTGATATCGTGCGCGCGCAGGACGGGTCCTTCGGTCTGTTCAACTGGTACTGGCTGCCGCATCTGCCGATGGTCGCGCTGTTCTTCATCTCGGCACTGGCCGAGACGAACCGCCCACCCTTCGACCTGCCGGAAGCGGAATCCGAACTGGTTGCGGGCTTCATGGTGGAATATAGCTCCACCCCCTATCTGCTGTTCATGGCGGGCGAATATATCGCGATCTGGCTGATGTGTGCGCTGATCTCGATCCTGTTCTTCGGTGGCTGGCTCTCGCCGATCCCGGGTCTGCCCGATGGCGTCTTGTGGATGTTCCTGAAGATGGTCTTCTGGTTCTTCATGTTCGCCATGGTGAAAGCCATCACGCCGCGCTATCGCTACGACCAGCTGATGCGTATCGGTTGGAAAGTCTTCCTGCCGCTGTCGCTGGGCTGGGTCGTCGTGATCTCGTTCCTGGCGAAATTCGAAATCCTCGGTGCCTTCTGGGCCCGCTTCGCGATTGGAGGCTGA
- the nuoI gene encoding NADH-quinone oxidoreductase subunit NuoI produces MAFDYARAAKYFLLVDFIKGFGIGMRYFFSPKPTLNYPHEKGPLSPRFRGEHALRRYPNGEERCIACKLCEAVCPAQAITIDAEPRADGSRRTTRYDIDMTKCIYCGFCQEACPVDAIVEGPNFEFSTETREELFYDKAKLLDNGARWEAEIARNIEIDAPYR; encoded by the coding sequence ATGGCATTCGATTATGCCCGCGCCGCGAAATACTTCCTGCTTGTCGATTTCATCAAAGGCTTCGGCATTGGTATGCGGTATTTCTTTAGCCCGAAGCCCACGCTGAACTACCCGCATGAGAAGGGGCCGCTTTCGCCGCGCTTCCGTGGCGAACATGCGCTGCGTCGCTATCCCAATGGCGAGGAGCGCTGCATCGCGTGCAAACTCTGCGAGGCCGTCTGCCCCGCACAGGCGATCACCATCGATGCCGAACCCCGCGCCGATGGCTCGCGCCGCACCACGCGCTACGATATCGACATGACGAAATGCATCTATTGCGGCTTCTGTCAGGAAGCCTGCCCTGTGGATGCCATCGTCGAAGGCCCGAATTTCGAGTTCTCGACCGAGACCCGCGAGGAACTCTTCTACGACAAGGCCAAGCTTCTCGATAACGGCGCCCGCTGGGAAGCCGAGATCGCCCGCAATATCGAAATCGACGCCCCCTACAGGTAA
- a CDS encoding carboxymuconolactone decarboxylase family protein — protein sequence MTQDFTKLFQTMMEQGAEMARRFNPALESFNPAAFDSYFPTMSRDMMEMWFGNTFNRDGLDAKTRLLLTLAALTAMGAQADGQIRLTIRHAMEAGATQREIAETIFQMSMFGGVPAMSRAFEIAKAVFAEQAEESAGDDA from the coding sequence ATGACGCAGGATTTCACCAAACTTTTCCAGACGATGATGGAGCAGGGGGCCGAGATGGCCCGCCGCTTCAATCCCGCATTGGAGAGCTTCAATCCTGCGGCTTTCGATAGCTATTTCCCCACCATGTCGCGCGACATGATGGAGATGTGGTTTGGCAATACATTCAATCGCGATGGTCTGGATGCGAAGACGCGTCTTCTGCTGACCCTCGCGGCACTGACCGCCATGGGCGCGCAGGCCGACGGCCAGATCCGGCTGACGATCCGCCACGCTATGGAAGCCGGTGCAACACAGCGGGAGATCGCCGAGACGATCTTCCAGATGAGCATGTTTGGCGGGGTGCCCGCCATGAGCCGTGCCTTCGAGATCGCCAAGGCGGTCTTTGCGGAGCAGGCAGAAGAATCTGCGGGAGATGACGCATGA
- a CDS encoding NADH-quinone oxidoreductase subunit J: protein MMVFSFYLFAILVVVSGLMVVLARNPVHSVLWLILAFFSAAGLFILMGAEFVAMLMVIVYVGAVAVLFLFVVMMLDVDFTALKSGMVKYLPIAVLIGIVILVQLGWAIGTWKMADGATSLRAAVAPEGVDNTRALGLILYDQYLYLFEASSLVLLVAMIGAIMLTMRHRVDIKRQDPMMQMQRDPKEQLKLIDVKPGQGL from the coding sequence ATGATGGTATTTTCGTTTTATCTCTTCGCCATCCTCGTGGTGGTGTCGGGGTTGATGGTTGTGCTGGCGCGCAACCCCGTGCACTCGGTGCTCTGGCTGATCCTGGCCTTCTTCTCGGCGGCGGGGCTGTTCATCCTGATGGGCGCTGAATTCGTCGCGATGCTGATGGTCATCGTCTATGTCGGCGCGGTCGCGGTGCTGTTCCTCTTCGTGGTGATGATGCTCGATGTGGACTTCACGGCGCTCAAGAGCGGGATGGTCAAATATCTGCCCATCGCCGTGCTGATCGGGATCGTGATCCTCGTGCAGCTGGGCTGGGCGATCGGGACGTGGAAGATGGCCGATGGCGCAACCAGCCTGCGGGCCGCCGTGGCGCCCGAGGGAGTGGATAACACCCGTGCGCTCGGTCTGATCCTCTATGACCAGTATCTCTATCTCTTCGAGGCCTCGAGCCTTGTGCTTCTGGTCGCGATGATCGGGGCGATCATGCTGACCATGCGCCACCGTGTGGATATCAAGCGTCAGGATCCGATGATGCAGATGCAGCGCGACCCGAAAGAGCAGCTGAAGCTGATCGATGTGAAGCCGGGGCAGGGGCTCTAA
- the nuoK gene encoding NADH-quinone oxidoreductase subunit NuoK, whose protein sequence is MIGLEHYLGVAAILFVIGIFGIFVNRKNVIVILMSIELMLLAVNINLVAFSTHMGDLVGQVFTMFVLTVAAAEAAIGLAILVVFFRNRGSIDVSDVNVMKG, encoded by the coding sequence ATGATCGGACTTGAGCATTATCTTGGGGTGGCGGCGATCCTGTTCGTCATCGGTATTTTCGGAATTTTCGTGAACCGGAAGAACGTCATCGTCATCCTGATGTCGATCGAACTCATGCTTCTTGCGGTGAATATCAACCTTGTCGCCTTCTCGACCCATATGGGCGATCTGGTGGGGCAGGTCTTCACCATGTTCGTGCTCACCGTGGCTGCGGCCGAGGCCGCGATCGGTCTGGCGATCCTGGTGGTGTTCTTCCGCAACCGTGGCTCGATCGACGTCTCCGATGTCAACGTGATGAAGGGATAA
- the nuoL gene encoding NADH-quinone oxidoreductase subunit L, with product MPTIILFAPLLGALIAGFGWRIITEKGAMYVSSALLVLAAFLSWVVFLSFDGPTQHIELFRFIESGDIDSSWAIRLDRLTTIMLVVINTVSALVHVYSIGYMAHDENFGEGEQYKARFFAYLSLFTFMMLTLVTADNLIQIFFGWEGVGLASYLLIGFYYKRPSAGAAAMKAFIVNRVGDFGFLIGIFALFFLSSSVDFDTIFQMVPQLAERSIDFWGFSVNAVELCAIFLFIGAMGKSAQLLLHTWLPDAMEGPTPVSALIHAATMVTAGVFLLCRMSPLFEFAPETKSFIVFLGATTAFFAATVGLVQNDIKRVIAYSTCSQLGYMFVAAGVGVYPVAMFHLLTHAFFKAMLFLSAGSVITAMHHEQDMRNYGGLRKKLPLTFWAMMVGTLAITGVGIPLTHIGFAGFLSKDAIVESAWAGTAGGYAFWMLVIAALFTSFYSWRLMFMTFFGTARGDKHKHEHARESKPVMTVPLGILGLGAVLAGMIWYGPFFGNEEKMAKFFNMPTHEVAAVEAPEAAEGAGAIVATGAEATEAGDAAESAHEMPAMGPTGEGAVFIAPDNHVIHDAHEAPAWVKVSPFIAMVIGFAVAWVMYIAQPKLPAKMASTFYPLYKFLLNKWYFDELYEYIFRRPAVGLARFFWKKIDEATIDGAINGLAFKVIPALTRLAGRMQSGYLFHYAFTMVIGIVVLMFWVVLAGGSQ from the coding sequence ATGCCGACGATCATTCTGTTCGCGCCGCTCTTGGGCGCGCTTATCGCGGGCTTTGGCTGGCGGATCATCACCGAGAAGGGGGCGATGTATGTCTCCTCCGCGCTTCTGGTGCTGGCGGCCTTTCTCAGCTGGGTGGTGTTCCTGTCCTTCGATGGTCCGACCCAGCATATCGAGCTGTTCCGCTTCATTGAGTCGGGTGATATCGACAGTTCCTGGGCAATCCGTCTGGACCGTCTGACCACGATCATGCTGGTGGTGATCAACACCGTCTCCGCACTCGTCCATGTCTATTCTATCGGCTACATGGCGCATGACGAGAATTTCGGTGAGGGCGAGCAGTATAAAGCGCGCTTCTTCGCCTATCTCTCGCTCTTCACCTTCATGATGCTGACGCTGGTCACCGCCGATAACCTGATCCAGATCTTCTTCGGCTGGGAAGGTGTGGGTCTGGCCTCCTATCTGCTGATCGGCTTCTATTACAAGCGCCCCTCGGCAGGGGCGGCGGCCATGAAGGCCTTCATCGTCAACCGTGTGGGTGATTTCGGCTTCCTGATCGGGATCTTCGCGCTGTTCTTCCTGAGCTCGTCGGTCGATTTCGATACGATCTTCCAGATGGTGCCGCAGCTTGCCGAGCGCAGCATCGATTTCTGGGGCTTCTCGGTGAATGCGGTCGAGCTTTGCGCGATCTTCCTCTTCATCGGTGCGATGGGCAAATCGGCGCAGCTTCTGCTGCACACCTGGTTGCCCGACGCAATGGAAGGCCCGACGCCCGTCTCCGCGCTGATCCACGCAGCGACCATGGTCACCGCAGGTGTGTTCCTGCTGTGCCGGATGTCGCCGCTCTTCGAGTTCGCGCCCGAGACCAAATCCTTCATCGTCTTCCTTGGTGCGACCACGGCCTTCTTCGCCGCGACCGTCGGCCTCGTGCAGAACGACATCAAACGCGTGATCGCCTATTCGACCTGCTCGCAGCTGGGCTATATGTTCGTGGCCGCTGGTGTGGGGGTCTATCCGGTTGCCATGTTCCACCTGCTGACCCATGCGTTTTTCAAGGCGATGCTGTTCCTCTCTGCAGGTTCGGTGATCACCGCGATGCATCACGAGCAGGACATGCGCAACTATGGCGGCCTGCGTAAGAAACTGCCGCTGACCTTCTGGGCGATGATGGTGGGCACGCTGGCCATTACCGGCGTCGGTATCCCGCTGACCCATATCGGTTTTGCAGGCTTCCTGTCGAAAGACGCGATCGTGGAGAGCGCATGGGCGGGCACCGCAGGCGGCTATGCCTTCTGGATGCTGGTCATTGCGGCGCTGTTTACCTCCTTCTACTCGTGGCGCCTGATGTTCATGACCTTCTTCGGCACCGCGCGCGGCGACAAGCACAAGCATGAGCATGCCCGTGAGAGCAAGCCCGTGATGACCGTGCCGCTGGGCATTCTTGGTCTGGGGGCCGTGCTGGCCGGTATGATCTGGTATGGTCCGTTCTTCGGCAACGAAGAGAAAATGGCCAAGTTCTTCAACATGCCGACACATGAAGTGGCCGCTGTCGAAGCTCCCGAAGCTGCCGAAGGGGCTGGCGCGATTGTGGCGACCGGTGCCGAGGCAACGGAGGCAGGTGACGCCGCCGAGAGCGCGCACGAGATGCCTGCGATGGGTCCGACGGGTGAGGGGGCTGTGTTCATCGCGCCCGATAACCATGTGATCCACGATGCACATGAGGCCCCTGCCTGGGTGAAGGTCTCGCCCTTCATCGCGATGGTCATCGGCTTTGCCGTGGCATGGGTGATGTATATCGCGCAGCCCAAGCTTCCGGCGAAAATGGCCTCGACCTTCTATCCGCTCTACAAATTCCTGCTCAACAAGTGGTATTTCGACGAGCTTTATGAATACATCTTCCGCCGTCCCGCGGTCGGCCTTGCGCGCTTCTTCTGGAAGAAGATCGACGAGGCCACCATCGACGGTGCCATCAACGGGCTCGCGTTCAAGGTCATTCCCGCGCTCACCCGTCTCGCTGGCCGGATGCAGTCTGGCTACCTCTTCCACTACGCATTCACCATGGTCATCGGCATCGTGGTGCTCATGTTCTGGGTCGTTCTGGCCGGAGGGTCGCAGTAA